A region of Enoplosus armatus isolate fEnoArm2 chromosome 14, fEnoArm2.hap1, whole genome shotgun sequence DNA encodes the following proteins:
- the LOC139297073 gene encoding tubulin beta-2A chain isoform X1 gives MREIVHIQAGQCGNQIGAKFWEVISDEHGIDPTGSYQGDSDLQLERINVYYNEASGSTGSKFVPRAILVDLEPGTMDSVRSGPFGQLFRPDNFVFGQSGAGNNWAKGHYTEGAELVDSVLDVVRKESENCDCLQGFQLTHSLGGGTGSGMGTLLISKIREEYPDRIMNTFSVMPSPKVSDTVVEPYNATLSVHQLVENTDETFSIDNEALYDICFRTLKLTTPTYGDLNHLVSATMSGVTTCLRFPGQLNADLRKLAVNMVPFPRLHFFMPGFAPLTSRGSQQYRALSVPELTQQMFDAKNMMAACDPRHGRYLTVAAIFRGRMSMKEVDEQMLSVQNKNSSYFVEWIPNNVKTAVCDIPPRGLKMSATFIGNSTAIQELFRRISEQFTAMFRRKAFLHWYTGEGMDEMEFTEAESNMNDLVSEYQQYQDATADEMGEYEEDEIEDEEEVRHDVRH, from the exons ATGAGGGAAATCGTGCACATCCAGGCTGGACAGTGTGGAAATCAGATTGGGGCGAAG TTCTGGGAGGTGATAAGTGATGAGCATGGCATCGATCCCACCGGTAGTTACCAAGGTGACAGTGACCTGCAGCTGGAGAGGATAAATGTCTACTACAATGAGGCATcag GGAGTACAG GCAGCAAATTTGTCCCCCGTGCCATTCTGGTCGACCTGGAGCCAGGAACCATGGATTCAGTTCGCTCCGGCCCATTTGGACAGCTGTTCAGGCCCGACAACTTTGTCTTTG GTCAAAGTGGAGCAGGAAATAACTGGGCCAAGGGTCACTACACCGAGGGAGCTGAGCTGGTGGACTCGGTACTGGACGTGGTGAGGAAGGAGTCCGAGAACTGCGACTGCCTCCAGGGCTTTCAGCTCACCCACTCACTGGGTGGAGGCACAGGTTCAGGAATGGGTACACTGCTCATCAGCAAGATCCGCGAGGAGTATCCTGACCGTATCATGAACACCTTCAGCGTCATGCCTTCCCCGAAGGTGTCTGACACCGTGGTGGAGCCCTACAACGCCACTCTCTCGGTCCACCAGCTAGTGGAAAACACAGATGAGACCTTCAGCATTGACAATGAGGCCCTGTATGATATTTGCTTCCGCACCCTGAAGCTGACCACACCAACCTACGGAGACCTCAACCACCTGGTTTCGGCCACCATGAGTGGGGTGACCACCTGTCTCCGCTTCCCTGGCCAACTCAACGCTGACCTCCGTAAACTGGCTGTCAACATGGTGCCCTTCCCCCGCTTGCATTTCTTCATGCCGGGTTTTGCACCCCTCACAAGCAGGGGCAGTCAGCAGTATCGTGCCCTCTCTGTGCCAGAGCTCACACAGCAAATGTTCGATGCCAAGAACATGATGGCAGCCTGTGACCCTCGTCACGGACGCTACCTCACTGTGGCAGCCATCTTCCGCGGCCGTATGTCAATGAAGGAAGTGGATGAGCAGATGTTGAGCGTGCAGAACAAGAACAGCAGCTACTTTGTTGAATGGATTCCCAACAATGTCAAGACCGCCGTTTGCGACATCCCTCCCCGTGGCCTCAAGATGTCCGCCACCTTCATTGGCAACAGCACGGCCATTCAGGAGCTGTTCAGGAGGATCTCTGAGCAGTTCACCGCCATGTTCCGCCGCAAGGCCTTCCTCCACTGGTACACTGGAGAGGGAATGGATGAGATGGAGTTCACTGAGGCCGAGAGCAACATGAATGACCTGGTGTCTGAGTATCAGCAGTACCAGGATGCCACCGCTGATGAGATGGGCGAATATGAAGAAGATGAAatagaggatgaggaagaagtCCGCCATGATGTTCGCCACTGA
- the LOC139297073 gene encoding tubulin beta-2A chain isoform X2, whose protein sequence is MREIVHIQAGQCGNQIGAKFWEVISDEHGIDPTGSYQGDSDLQLERINVYYNEASGSKFVPRAILVDLEPGTMDSVRSGPFGQLFRPDNFVFGQSGAGNNWAKGHYTEGAELVDSVLDVVRKESENCDCLQGFQLTHSLGGGTGSGMGTLLISKIREEYPDRIMNTFSVMPSPKVSDTVVEPYNATLSVHQLVENTDETFSIDNEALYDICFRTLKLTTPTYGDLNHLVSATMSGVTTCLRFPGQLNADLRKLAVNMVPFPRLHFFMPGFAPLTSRGSQQYRALSVPELTQQMFDAKNMMAACDPRHGRYLTVAAIFRGRMSMKEVDEQMLSVQNKNSSYFVEWIPNNVKTAVCDIPPRGLKMSATFIGNSTAIQELFRRISEQFTAMFRRKAFLHWYTGEGMDEMEFTEAESNMNDLVSEYQQYQDATADEMGEYEEDEIEDEEEVRHDVRH, encoded by the exons ATGAGGGAAATCGTGCACATCCAGGCTGGACAGTGTGGAAATCAGATTGGGGCGAAG TTCTGGGAGGTGATAAGTGATGAGCATGGCATCGATCCCACCGGTAGTTACCAAGGTGACAGTGACCTGCAGCTGGAGAGGATAAATGTCTACTACAATGAGGCATcag GCAGCAAATTTGTCCCCCGTGCCATTCTGGTCGACCTGGAGCCAGGAACCATGGATTCAGTTCGCTCCGGCCCATTTGGACAGCTGTTCAGGCCCGACAACTTTGTCTTTG GTCAAAGTGGAGCAGGAAATAACTGGGCCAAGGGTCACTACACCGAGGGAGCTGAGCTGGTGGACTCGGTACTGGACGTGGTGAGGAAGGAGTCCGAGAACTGCGACTGCCTCCAGGGCTTTCAGCTCACCCACTCACTGGGTGGAGGCACAGGTTCAGGAATGGGTACACTGCTCATCAGCAAGATCCGCGAGGAGTATCCTGACCGTATCATGAACACCTTCAGCGTCATGCCTTCCCCGAAGGTGTCTGACACCGTGGTGGAGCCCTACAACGCCACTCTCTCGGTCCACCAGCTAGTGGAAAACACAGATGAGACCTTCAGCATTGACAATGAGGCCCTGTATGATATTTGCTTCCGCACCCTGAAGCTGACCACACCAACCTACGGAGACCTCAACCACCTGGTTTCGGCCACCATGAGTGGGGTGACCACCTGTCTCCGCTTCCCTGGCCAACTCAACGCTGACCTCCGTAAACTGGCTGTCAACATGGTGCCCTTCCCCCGCTTGCATTTCTTCATGCCGGGTTTTGCACCCCTCACAAGCAGGGGCAGTCAGCAGTATCGTGCCCTCTCTGTGCCAGAGCTCACACAGCAAATGTTCGATGCCAAGAACATGATGGCAGCCTGTGACCCTCGTCACGGACGCTACCTCACTGTGGCAGCCATCTTCCGCGGCCGTATGTCAATGAAGGAAGTGGATGAGCAGATGTTGAGCGTGCAGAACAAGAACAGCAGCTACTTTGTTGAATGGATTCCCAACAATGTCAAGACCGCCGTTTGCGACATCCCTCCCCGTGGCCTCAAGATGTCCGCCACCTTCATTGGCAACAGCACGGCCATTCAGGAGCTGTTCAGGAGGATCTCTGAGCAGTTCACCGCCATGTTCCGCCGCAAGGCCTTCCTCCACTGGTACACTGGAGAGGGAATGGATGAGATGGAGTTCACTGAGGCCGAGAGCAACATGAATGACCTGGTGTCTGAGTATCAGCAGTACCAGGATGCCACCGCTGATGAGATGGGCGAATATGAAGAAGATGAAatagaggatgaggaagaagtCCGCCATGATGTTCGCCACTGA